From the genome of Anopheles funestus chromosome 2RL, idAnoFuneDA-416_04, whole genome shotgun sequence:
CTATTACTTTGCTTGTATCGTTTCAACTAAGCAGATCTCTTCGTACCGAAGACTAGCTTTGAACGGCCAACATCACGCGAAACCCGAgcaaagacaaataaaaatcatgtaaTTGCCAAGCGGCCTGAGCGTTGCGACTATAATCTGAGAACATTTAATTATACGCATGGAATGTGCTTTTCTTATACCATCTTCAAATACAATTGTAAAAGAAAGGGATATCCTCTAAACGTTCGTATAGCGCAAACAAGATATAAATGATTGAATTGGTAACAAATAATTTAGAATTCAGTTTGAATTTTGTTAGCCAAGAtgctgtttgaaatatttcatggcTGTATCTACACCCGGCAGTTGCAACTCATGTGACTATTGTAGAGACTGAATGTTTTATATAgggacatttaatttaatggtaGACTTTCCAaggttaattaaataaatacatttttaattgattcgtATTCCACAAAGAGTCTTGCCTTTATTCGTTGTTTTCCAAAcccaaaagaaaatgattttcgaaTTTCGAACAAGCGTAGCAACCGTTTGACAGATGATCACCCAACTTGTCAGTTTGCATTTTCGTAACGACAATTTTGTATAGACAACGAACGTAAAAAGCAAAGCAACGCTTGGATTCCGTCCGCTTGTGTTTATTTCAGTAAAGTTAAGAAACAATAGACGCGCTGTGAGGAGATCTAGTTTTCATGGCTAAACATCAACCGCTTGGCACTCGTTGTGGCAATATACCTGCACACAGCGTTCTACAGAAAAGTTAAGTGTGTATTATTTCGGCAAACGATACCGAAGCGGACGCCTATTTCCTTACCTACCTCGGAAGTGGCAGTGTTCGGTTGATTCAAGTGCGAGTGCTGTGAGTTTATGAAAAACACTAGAAACCATGGCCTCTGAGATCAACGAGTAAGCATACATAAattacatcatcatcattgtctCGATTGCTTTGTTAAATTGTACCTATCATTTCACTACTAGACGTCCTGCTTTTAGGATATCGGATGTGGAGGAACTTATACGTCAGACTGGAATGGATACCTCCGATACTGGCGGAAAAATAGTGGATTACTTCAAGAATAAACGAGCAGCGCTACAAAGTAGAGGACGCCTCTACGACGGCTCGGACAATCCCATCAACTTTAGGTTGGATAACTTGAAACCAGTTCAGCTATCAcaacccaccaccaccagccagCCGACCGAATCATCACCCGTGCAAAGTTCGAATGATACAGAGGAGGCCAGCATCGCACTAGTTAAACCGCTTTCTGAACTGTCTGTGGTGGAAAACAGATTATCATCGTTTGTTAGTCCCGGTCCTGTGGTGGCTATTTCCCCGGTACAAATTCcacaaaaatcacacacaaacgccaTATCCAGTCCTTCTGGTAGAAGCACAGTACATAAAAGCCCGTTGGTTTCAAATACAAATTTACTCAGCGGTACGACGAATCTTCAAAAGCAACTGTTGTTACAGCAATATCAAcgaaaaaatcaaatgaaatgcGAAACTATTCGAAGTGCCTCTCAGCTGGTATCGAGTACACCCATTTTAGGTCGAGAAGCTTCGAATCAAAGGGGCGATAATTTGCTGGACATCAGAGAAACTATCTCTCCTATCCATGAAGACCAAGAACATGGTACACCACAACGGGTACTGCGATCGCCAACTGCAGAACGACAACGCATAGCTCCGAGGCCGTCCACTCCGAGTGTTCGGTCCATAAATACACCGGTACCCGCTACCCAGGATGTGCCGGACGGAATGAATCATGATTACCGCGAAAACACTCCTCCGCGGGATGAGAACTACATAACTGTACCGGAAACACCTAGCCCCGTGCGCCGATCACCTCGGCAACCCAGCACACCCTTGAGTGGTCTATCGTTGCAGCGTCGTTCACATTTACATGCTCCATTATTGGCGAAATTTGTCTCGGGCCAAGGTAGACCGACAGAGAGTGGTATTCGGAGCCCATCTTCTACACCATCACAGAGGAGCATTCTGAAGAATCCGGAAAGAAGTTCTTCTGCTGTAAGAAATCGAGTCAGTTTTTctgaaaaattgtttacagTTCGTTCATTGACACCAGTTAGACAGTTGGATGAGTTGGAGATTACGTCGGATGAAAGCGAGGATCAAGAAGCGGAAAAGGACAAATCGATTAGAAAAAAGGTATCGCTTAGTAGAATGAAACAATCGAACGGTATTTCGAAGCTTCGAGCATCCCGCAGTTTGTGCGATATGGAAACGGATCAGATAACATCAAATTCACCTAAATCACCCGAAATCGCTGCTAAACAGGTTGCAAATAATAATGCGCTAGCCAACTCGAACGAGACAAATGTCCGAAATGAGGAACGGAACGTTCATCGTTCTCGGCAGCTGTTTGGAAATAGACGATCAAACGCAATCGAACGCATTGAAGAATCCTTGCCAGCTTCACCGGATGCGATCGGAAGGTGTGATAATCGTACTAATGGAAATGTGATTAAtatgattttggacgattgGAACGAAGAAACTACAAAACGTATGGAAGTGGAGGCATCGGTTGAGAACCCTGTTCCTCAACTAGCGAATGAAACAGTCAATAAATCCGTTGCAATTACTAACATCGAGACACCGCGCACGGTTATGATGGATATCTTTGATCCGCCTTCGGCATTTTGTGATGATAGTGAGCAAGGTGATCAGAATTCGTCCCAAAATGACCACACAGCGGAGCATATGAGTTCGGAAGCACCGGGATTAGATCGCGGAACGGATTCATCGCGTAAGCGAAAACAGGACAGCCTCTCCCGGCGAGATTCGATTCATGCCGACGTTGAACCCGACGTTGGCTTGAATCCTAATGCGCCCGTGTTGCCTAAAAGAAGTGTTCTACCGGTAGAGCGTATCGTAAGTGTGGATTCTCCGAACGACCGTGTACCGATGGATATGATAGAAGTGGTAGATATGATTCATAGCCGTGCCAATTCCGAGATGATGGCAACTGATGCGGAAAACGATCGGCGGACCACGTTAAATATACCACAGAAGCGTCGCTGTACCAAATTGAAGGCGGATGTTACTACAGAAATGTACATGAAATCTATTCAAAAGCCTGGTTTGCAAGACGAGACAAAGGcgaaaaagagtaaaaatcgCCGTAAATTGTTCGTACTAGAAATGATGGAGGGACAGGATGGTAATAGCGATGGTGATGAGCCGCAACCGTTGCCAGCAACGCAAGAGGTCGTCGCTGTTCCGGCACAACAAGAACAGGATCACGGTTGTGTGACGAAGCCGTTGGCAATTCTAGTGCAACGCCTTTCGGCTAATACGCTTACCATGGCTACAAAGGCAACCCCGATATTACGGAATGCAGAGATAACAGAAATTAATGAACAACACCATAAGCCCGTCGAATCTCCTatcaaagaaaagcaaaacgaagagCAGAACGAAAAGGAAGGACGTTCGAAGATCGCCCATGGGAAAACGCCGGCCGTTGACGACAGCGAGCATCGTGTTGTGGAAGCTGACAAGGGCGCTAAACAAAAGACGAAGCAGCGTGTAAGGAAGAACAAGAGGAAACCGCAGACCAACGGTATGGATAAGTCAAATTTAATGATGGATAAATTTTTGAAGAATGTGTCGAACGAAATTCGACACCAAATTGAAAGCGAAAACGGTCCCCGCCGAAGCCATCGTAATAGACGGTTagctgcagaggtgctgcgTAACAATCCGGACATTTCTCTTCATGATGCACCGAAGTATGTGATGCCTACCATAAAAGATGTGCTGAAGTATTGCCAACTAACAGACGTGACCGGCACCAGAgctaagaaaaaaaccacatctTCCAACGCGGCTGATAAGAAAAAGGACGTGAAAAGCCAAAAGGTTGTCCCTGTGGCGACATCCAGCGGGACAAGCAATGAGTTAGGGACCAATATCGAACGGGGCAGGGGCAGGGGCAGGCCAAGGAAAATTAAAGCTCAGAAAGAAAAGTTTGATAGTGATGGATTTCGCGTACCTGACGTTCCACCCTCCGATGGGAtgccgaaaacatcatctacAGTGGCTTGCAAACCGGCGGATCACTTCACAGAAACAATATGTTCGTCCACTTCGGGCCTACCGCAGGGTGAATCTATCGATTCGGGGCTATCATCAGCGGCCATGATGGTAAGTATCCTTCAGTTACTGATTGTACCTCGCTGTACAGATGTAGAAGTTATGTATTGAAATGgctctcttcttctccgaaACAACCAGAGCGATGATGCAACACCACAACCCGTGCAACGGCCATCATCGAAAACGTCCTCGAAGCCGAAGAAAACCCCGATTGAAGATGCCGCTCCGTCGGGATCGTCTGCAGCGTCCGCATCCAATGAAATACTGGCGGAAAAGCGTAAAACCCTCGActggatgatgatgctgatggaaAACCGACAGAATCGACCCGTAGCATTACCGACGGTAGAAATCCAAGGCTTTACGCATCTGTCACTGGAGCACCTGGCATTCGAGGAGCGCGATGGCATCGAGTATTCGTTCTACGTCTACTCCAATGGAGACAACTTTGGCTTTTTACGATTTCCGCCCAAagcggaaaagaaaaccacacgTACAAAGCGTTGTTCACTGGTAAGCGGCAATTGATCCTTCGAATTGACGAACCGATCGAGccggaaaaattgaaatattaataatttcttcttttttttcactttgcagAAATTTCTCATCCTTAGCGGATCGTTAAAATTCATCATTAACGAAAATCTGGTAAATGGTGTTGGGGGTGACTTTTTGATGATACCATCCAGTAAGTATCAGACGCCAACGCATGTCTAGCCAACGAAAgcaatataaattattaatatcaATATATATATTAATTGCCTTTTTCCTCGAACCATAGGCTCATCTTACCGCATCATCAATGGCACAGAAACGACGCTCATGTTTATGATAAAAACAAGTGTTTCGAACCAAACTGGGCGTGAAAACGGTGgctgagaagaaaaaaacatacggttttttttgcatttcatttatagttttgttatataggcaaaatatgttCGAATCCGTAAGATCTTTTTACAGCGGAATGTTTGATAGGTCAGGACTGTAAGGTGCTAGTGTTGTGTTGATAAGAACCAAATAGCATTAGAACATACAATATGAGTGTAACTATCACTCGTATAACATGTTGGTCCACTGTATGTAGGTTGCATGGGGAGaataatgttttcgttttatttgttttttcttcttatgtcTACGATTTaataaattgcattta
Proteins encoded in this window:
- the LOC125764918 gene encoding uncharacterized protein LOC125764918 isoform X1 encodes the protein MASEINERPAFRISDVEELIRQTGMDTSDTGGKIVDYFKNKRAALQSRGRLYDGSDNPINFRLDNLKPVQLSQPTTTSQPTESSPVQSSNDTEEASIALVKPLSELSVVENRLSSFVSPGPVVAISPVQIPQKSHTNAISSPSGRSTVHKSPLVSNTNLLSGTTNLQKQLLLQQYQRKNQMKCETIRSASQLVSSTPILGREASNQRGDNLLDIRETISPIHEDQEHGTPQRVLRSPTAERQRIAPRPSTPSVRSINTPVPATQDVPDGMNHDYRENTPPRDENYITVPETPSPVRRSPRQPSTPLSGLSLQRRSHLHAPLLAKFVSGQGRPTESGIRSPSSTPSQRSILKNPERSSSAVRNRVSFSEKLFTVRSLTPVRQLDELEITSDESEDQEAEKDKSIRKKVSLSRMKQSNGISKLRASRSLCDMETDQITSNSPKSPEIAAKQVANNNALANSNETNVRNEERNVHRSRQLFGNRRSNAIERIEESLPASPDAIGRCDNRTNGNVINMILDDWNEETTKRMEVEASVENPVPQLANETVNKSVAITNIETPRTVMMDIFDPPSAFCDDSEQGDQNSSQNDHTAEHMSSEAPGLDRGTDSSRKRKQDSLSRRDSIHADVEPDVGLNPNAPVLPKRSVLPVERIVSVDSPNDRVPMDMIEVVDMIHSRANSEMMATDAENDRRTTLNIPQKRRCTKLKADVTTEMYMKSIQKPGLQDETKAKKSKNRRKLFVLEMMEGQDGNSDGDEPQPLPATQEVVAVPAQQEQDHGCVTKPLAILVQRLSANTLTMATKATPILRNAEITEINEQHHKPVESPIKEKQNEEQNEKEGRSKIAHGKTPAVDDSEHRVVEADKGAKQKTKQRVRKNKRKPQTNGMDKSNLMMDKFLKNVSNEIRHQIESENGPRRSHRNRRLAAEVLRNNPDISLHDAPKYVMPTIKDVLKYCQLTDVTGTRAKKKTTSSNAADKKKDVKSQKVVPVATSSGTSNELGTNIERGRGRGRPRKIKAQKEKFDSDGFRVPDVPPSDGMPKTSSTVACKPADHFTETICSSTSGLPQGESIDSGLSSAAMMSDDATPQPVQRPSSKTSSKPKKTPIEDAAPSGSSAASASNEILAEKRKTLDWMMMLMENRQNRPVALPTVEIQGFTHLSLEHLAFEERDGIEYSFYVYSNGDNFGFLRFPPKAEKKTTRTKRCSLKFLILSGSLKFIINENLVNGVGGDFLMIPSSSSYRIINGTETTLMFMIKTSVSNQTGRENGG
- the LOC125764918 gene encoding uncharacterized protein LOC125764918 isoform X2 → MASEINEISDVEELIRQTGMDTSDTGGKIVDYFKNKRAALQSRGRLYDGSDNPINFRLDNLKPVQLSQPTTTSQPTESSPVQSSNDTEEASIALVKPLSELSVVENRLSSFVSPGPVVAISPVQIPQKSHTNAISSPSGRSTVHKSPLVSNTNLLSGTTNLQKQLLLQQYQRKNQMKCETIRSASQLVSSTPILGREASNQRGDNLLDIRETISPIHEDQEHGTPQRVLRSPTAERQRIAPRPSTPSVRSINTPVPATQDVPDGMNHDYRENTPPRDENYITVPETPSPVRRSPRQPSTPLSGLSLQRRSHLHAPLLAKFVSGQGRPTESGIRSPSSTPSQRSILKNPERSSSAVRNRVSFSEKLFTVRSLTPVRQLDELEITSDESEDQEAEKDKSIRKKVSLSRMKQSNGISKLRASRSLCDMETDQITSNSPKSPEIAAKQVANNNALANSNETNVRNEERNVHRSRQLFGNRRSNAIERIEESLPASPDAIGRCDNRTNGNVINMILDDWNEETTKRMEVEASVENPVPQLANETVNKSVAITNIETPRTVMMDIFDPPSAFCDDSEQGDQNSSQNDHTAEHMSSEAPGLDRGTDSSRKRKQDSLSRRDSIHADVEPDVGLNPNAPVLPKRSVLPVERIVSVDSPNDRVPMDMIEVVDMIHSRANSEMMATDAENDRRTTLNIPQKRRCTKLKADVTTEMYMKSIQKPGLQDETKAKKSKNRRKLFVLEMMEGQDGNSDGDEPQPLPATQEVVAVPAQQEQDHGCVTKPLAILVQRLSANTLTMATKATPILRNAEITEINEQHHKPVESPIKEKQNEEQNEKEGRSKIAHGKTPAVDDSEHRVVEADKGAKQKTKQRVRKNKRKPQTNGMDKSNLMMDKFLKNVSNEIRHQIESENGPRRSHRNRRLAAEVLRNNPDISLHDAPKYVMPTIKDVLKYCQLTDVTGTRAKKKTTSSNAADKKKDVKSQKVVPVATSSGTSNELGTNIERGRGRGRPRKIKAQKEKFDSDGFRVPDVPPSDGMPKTSSTVACKPADHFTETICSSTSGLPQGESIDSGLSSAAMMSDDATPQPVQRPSSKTSSKPKKTPIEDAAPSGSSAASASNEILAEKRKTLDWMMMLMENRQNRPVALPTVEIQGFTHLSLEHLAFEERDGIEYSFYVYSNGDNFGFLRFPPKAEKKTTRTKRCSLKFLILSGSLKFIINENLVNGVGGDFLMIPSSSSYRIINGTETTLMFMIKTSVSNQTGRENGG